The Denticeps clupeoides chromosome 16, fDenClu1.1, whole genome shotgun sequence DNA segment TATTGGCTTTGGTCTGTGtagaatgtaatgtaaaaagctGTTTATATGTTGACATGTTGCATATTCTTCAAAAACGTATAAAAAATATACCAAAAAGTCCCATTGTCATTCAACTTTTCTaaactattataataataagtcatGAAATAGTATAAGTCATGAAATAGTATTTCTcaaaccttgttttttttttttttgcaacagtcataagtaaatgttaaatttataaaaaaaaaaaaataaatctaaaacaaTAATGAGGTGGTGCTATACCTTGAGATATTGGCACTGGTGAGCTGACCTTTTCACTATAATCACTAAATATCAGTCTGACTAGTGTTTTATTGCTTAATTTGAATTTAGTCATGATGTTGTCAGACGTTGTCCCTGGTTGTGCCACTTACCAGATCATCCCTTGATTGTAAATAAGATGGAGCACATTTTCGGCTATTTTGAATTCACCATATTCAGGCTGCGGAAGAGATATGTTCAGTCAGGGGAAGAGCACAACAGCAGCGGCATCAGAAACAGCGGTTGTAATTGCGCGCGTCGGTACTTACAAACTTACTCTCTAAATCCCAGCAGCAGCAATCACTCAGGTAGCGCACAACGAGACCACGGATAAAGTCTATCAACAGGATACTTGCCACAGTGAAGATCATGTCAATAATGGAGAGCTTCAGCATTTCCTGTGAAAGAGAAAAGGATACGGTGAaacttacaaaaaaatgttgtaaaaagaaaTGAGCATTTCTATTATTTAAAGCGATTAAACACAACCATTGAGCAATGTGAAGTAATTACTCAGCTCAGGGACTGAATAATGAAGCTCACTGAAGGCTAGCATGCGCTTACTTGGGCCACTtgcttcatttgtttaattaatcTCATCTAATGTTGCAGACATGGGACTTTCTGTCAGTTGTTAAAATTGAAACCAACacttaaaaagaataaagaatggAAACCTGTATAGGCTCATAATGTGCTTACTCCAGAGGGCACTTTGCAGCTCTGCTCTTTACGACACCCACACCACAAACATACTGTGACTTATGAGTAACAGCTATGCGCCTGGCATTCTTTACAGAGCAGCACAAATGGGCCATTTGTGCAATCATCTAAAAGTATAAAGTGTAGTTCTAGAGTGTGTCCCAGTGCACTTCAACTCCATCTTGGGTGATGGGAATTGGAAGGATCATTATTCACTCTGGTATCTATCATGTTGTCTCAAGTGGTCTCCACCTGAATACTTGCAATTTTGTCACTGCCTATGGGCACAACATTAACATTTCAGATCGGAGAAGGATGTGGTCCAGCATGTCCCAGACTATGTTGGCACAACGTTTGAGTGTCTTGGTGAAAGTTCAGATTTATATTTGAACAACTTGGTCAGTGACCCCAAAGTGCTTCACCACAAAGCCATCACATGCTCTCACCTGTCCAACATACGTTTCCCAGCACTGGTCCTGCTGGAATCTGTTGAACATGTTTGAGGGGGCAGTGTGATTTAGGACCACAGCAGTGGTGCTTTTAGTTCTGCTGATGTCCAAGATGGTGGCAATGGTGCTGTTCTTCCTCTCTGTCATGTCTGGCAGTGGGGTAGAGGCGTTCTCCTCATCAGGCTGAGAAATGGTGGCTAAGAACGCAGTGGTATCCGACCAGTTACTTGGACCTGTTGGTACCTGAGTAAGACATGATTATACTGGGTATGAAAATCAttcttttgtattatttgaAATGAGTGTGTTTGGTCTGATATAGTTTTAAATACTTCTTCTCTTAGATTAGTATCATCACTTGCCATTGAACTCATGCTGTTGACTTTGTCCAGAAGTGCAATGATTAAACTGTACAGGTTGCCAAGGTAAAGTACCAGAACCCTGGTGAAATAGTCCAACAACATGTTAGAAACACAACACAACCCAAGTCAGCTACTACTGCATCCAGAGCACTGAGGTTATTGAATGGTGTCCTTACAGTGTTTACACTAATAGAACACCAATGGCACTTAATGCAACGGAACACCAATGCATTCAGAAACATGAATGCATACTATGATGCTAAATGTATTATCACTAGGAGCAGTGGTATATTTTGCACACACAGGGAATTGGATGTTTTATGTTTTCCTGACCTGGCCAGCTGAAATCTGAGGCTGGTCCTGGGATGATACATCTCCAGTTGGGCCACCAGCTCAAATGCTGAGGGGGCTATCATGGTAATGAGGgacaccaccacactgacctGTCAGGGAGTTGGGTAAACACAATTACAGCTGTGCAGCAGTAGAGGGTTGAGCATGCTTACTGCACATCAGTTCATTACAGAAATGGTAGCAGGAGAACCATACGGTTTAATAACATCAAGGTGAATCAGATGGGCGGATGTTAAAAACAGCAGCGATTGTCTCTAAATGTCCCCGTGGGCACACTGCAGCAGTTGGCTAAattgagcagccatgacatgggAGGCCCTGCAAGTCGGTACCTCATTCTTCTCCCAGAGCGTAAGCTCCGgcttctcctgctccagccTCTGGGATCGGTCCACCACAAAGTAGATGATGTAAATGCTGCCAGCCAGAGACAGCAGCACCAGGATGTTGGCCAATATCCGCAAACTGATCAGAACAGCTCTGCGGGAGGGAGGAAATGAGCAAGGatgggctttgtgtgtgtgtgtgtcgtttgtATTTACATAAGACATAGGAATGCACAGAAAATATGCACTTGTTTTACTGCGCTCATTTATTTTGTCCCCATAAAGAATAATGGGTTTAAAACTCACTTTTGATCAACACGGTTTCAGTTAAGTTTATGCATATGATAAGGCCTGGTCCATTTTTATAACACATTACTACATCTATTAGGCACATGTCATATTTTATAGGCATAGTTGTATGGTGCAAGTCAGAAGGTGCAACTGCACAAGAAAATTTACAAAGAGGACAGGaacacaggtgaacacggtGAGGACACAAGATACACGTGAGTACTAGGGATCAGGAGTTCACGGGGTGGGTGTGCCAGCCCAACACGGCATTACATTGCTTAACCCATATCAGGTTTGCAGGTACAGCAGCCCATCCCAGAACATTGGTCACAGGGCAGGGACACACCCAGGACAGGGCatcaccattcacacacacagacgcataCACACGCATTAAACAAATCCaactagtgtgcatgccttttggCAATCGGAGGGAACCTGAGAAGCCGAAGAatacttacagggacagcatGCATACACAAAGCCAGGGTCCAGAATTAAACCTTAGAGATGTGAGGCCACAGAAAGTCTGGAATGGATTGTGGAGATCATAGTAGATTGTGTTCAATACAATTGTCCAGGAAATGTGTCTGTCTTTGTATCCTGGTACTTTTACCAAGTTCTGTTGGACACCCATCACATATTTAATGTGTGATAACACTCTAATTCTGACCGCCTGTCCTCTGCACCAAAACACAGAAAGTCCGCATTGGTGCCAGCAGCCAGTCTGACTAGTCATTTCCTTACTGCAAAGATGTGTATCATTAAAGGCCGTCTGTCATAGAGGGTTCCCTGTGGTGCTTTTACCAAGTTCTTACTGCCGCAGCGTTCATGCCGCTGATGTACTCTTCTCAAGCTTCTCAAACTGgcaatttctttaaataaaatgtaaaatgatggaactggaaaatataaaacaatgcaaaattTTCAAAGGATGAACgattcagcataaaaaaaaactgattgttGCTATGGGATCAGATTCATGAGGGCTAATAAAGCAACTACAgttaatgttttttgtgtgaatCAGTCCGGCGTGGCGGGGGTAGGTCTGATGGTGATCTGTGTGCAGAGATTTTTCTGCAGAAAACGCTGCTTGTATGAAATATAGTGGGTTGTTTTCAGCTGCATGCTTTTTGCCAAGATTGCAGCAGCCTGGGATGGTGTTTATAAATCAGCAGTGGTCTGGAGTTGCCCTTAAAATTGGAGAGAAACCCACCAACAGAAATGTACGAATGACAGTACTACACAAATGCACTAGGCCTTCTAATTATCCCACCAGCAAGACACAAGCGATTTTGCCTGCTTTGATATTATCCATGAGCTGTGTGGGCTCTCAGATATCTCCCCCGAACGCTTTGTGaggatatttttacatttttttggtggggcagtggtggcctagtggttaaggaagcggccccataatcagcaggttgctggttcgattcccgatccgcccctgaggtgccactgagcaaagcaccatccccacacactgctccccaggcgcctgtcatggctacccactgcctactaagggtgatgggttaaatgcagaggacaaatttcactgtgtgcaccatgtgaatcactttacttatttttttttatttattacacttattatttttttacatggcaTGTGAGAGGGGAAGGTCCAGATACTACTTACAggcttgtctctttctttttctcttgctCCTCGACAATGGCCTCCTTCAAAAGCCAAAATTCAGCATTAGCgcagcaaaaacacaaacacgttTAACAGCCACTAGAAGACTCCTGTGAGCATGGGACTCCTGTACGCATTGTTGTTTATGTGCGTGGCTCAGATTAGCAATCAGACAGAAATGATGGAGTCTCCCCTGGGAAATCAGCAGTAATACAACGGTACATAAACCTCCCGCGTAGAGCGCTGTAGTGAATTAAAGGCGGAGGATCGTTGGAAATTGGATCTGGGGAGCTCAGTGGCGTCTCGGCCCAGCAGAAGAGGCTCACCCGGATGCTGTTGATGATGGCGGCCCCTTTGCTCTCCGCCGCCTCGGGATTCCCAATCAGGTAGTCCCAGGCACAGAAGACTCGCCAGCAGAAAGTGTAGTTTTCATCGGAGGCACTGGCCAGACTCAGACGAGAGTTTTTCGCCATTCTAATAAAATCAAAAACACAGAGTCAACACACCAGCCTTAAGGTATCCTGAACCCTTGTGTTAATTACATTCAACATAGAAAAATCTTATTTTCAGTCCTGATATATGACATAAACAGCATAAGAAGATAATACACATAAGCGCTCAGTATTACTCAGTTCTTactgtttacattattaacagtaTGCTGATTCAACCTGCCCTCATAATGTGCATTAGATGGCAATAGGAGCACTGCAGAAATCATGTCCCGTGATTACTTTCTGAGGAGCGTGATGAAACTGTATGCAAAAACAGCCATCCCAACCAGAAAATAGGCAAGGGGGAGCCTGTATCCAGCGCTCCCGATTTTCCTCACGTTCCCGTAATATCCATAAAAGAGCACAGAATATTGCAGGTAGCCCTGTGAGAGCAACACACAAAATGCAGAGGCTCAGAGAGATAATCATGCGAAGGAGACACAATTTTTAAGGGTATCACTTTTGGCAAAATCCCTTTTTGGGAAATGACCTTACCCCAAGAGACCAGATGGTGTCCAGGTCCTGCGCAGAATCTAGGTGCTCTTTGGGTATGGTCTTACTTCTGGTGGACCCAAACGGAGCACCAGCCAGCAACTGACAGATGCATGATGATGCATGCCACAGATGGGAGAGAAGAAACAGACACATCAGAGTCAGTGTCACTGAACAAACAAAATCTCTGGGCTTTGAACACCTTCACAGGTTACTGCTTTTTCTATACCTTCTGACCCTGTATCTGTATCTGCAGGACATTATTTCTCTGAATACAATGTTACTGCCAAAATGAATAATGTACTTGCAGTGTCTAACCTCAGGGAGGACGATAAAAGCCCCAGTCATGATTGTGAGGACGATATTGATGCCAAACAGCCATCTCAGGAAGATAAAATAAGAAGCAACACCAGATCCAAAATGACCTGTCAAACAACAGCATGGAttccaaatacattttatatctgGTGTTCCAGCCACAATGCAAGCAAATGTCTTCACCAAGAATTCTGATGACTTACTCTCAATCTTCTTGATTCTCATCTCCCAGGGAACGAAGAGAACCACGAGGTTGTACAGAACACGGGAGAGCTTTTTCAGCAGCTGCCAATATCAAAAATTCAGAGCAGAGCACAGTTCCAAAATCCATAATGACCACTTTAATACTTTTATAGTACTACTGTGATTACAACCAGAATTTTTGGAGAAAACCACATTTGAGAATGTTTTAACATCACttaaattatgtaatttaaataatctttaatttatgcaaattacaaaagtatttgtgttatttctaccaatctggcaacactgatggCTTATAACAAAGTATTAAATTTGGCAGTATCTCCCTTAGACCAATACAGCATAGCTGTTATATTTCAGTAGCAGAATTCTTCCATGGGTATTGATTTTGTAGATCACTCAAAAATATAATCATGAACCTAATCAACGGTGGAATGTAAATACACAACATAATGCATAAATATGTTTAATCAAAGTATAGGATACCAGATTCATTTTACCCATAGCCAGCTCTGaaattaataattcatcatCCATCTACTTGCTAACAGTCAATTAATTTTAACGATGCCTGGGCAGCCTTGCCAAATGCCTTtggaacattttaattaaactgaGCCATAACAACTGGCCATAAATCCAGCTGCAGCTTGTGAGTGGATGAGCTGAGCTGCTGAGGCAGGTTGAGCCATGTGGAGATGGAGAACCCTAACCTGACAGTCAAACATACTCACACATAGGCACCCACTCACGTTGGTTTTCCCACGTTGGTTTGTAATGAGGAGAAATTGTAATAACTATGTATATAATGAATCATAAATACATAAGTAACTACAGGTCCCTTAAAACTAAGCTGTTTGTCTCTTTCGGTTTTCTAATTAAAAGATTTTCCTATTTCTCGTGAGGACAAAAATGGCTGTGTGAACACCCAGAATCATCATCTGCACACTTAAACACATAAAACTTataatgtgtgtatttaaaCACAGCTATTTGTTAAGGACATATTTAAGAAACTCtttatacataaatatgtattacaGAGCATATGCATTATACATGTTATTAATATGATggatatttttaaacatttaaaaatgtcaaaccTCTGTAAACAAAGGCAACTCTTTGgactatttattcatttagtttAATTGATTGCAGAACCACATCACCCCAACTTGCACGCATTtacacatactgtatatattgaAATCAACTCAACTCAAGCAGGAGCTCTGCTCTGTCGGGAAGTGGGGGGCTGTCACTGCTAAAGTCACACACAACAGGTCATTGCTGTGGAGTGTCAGATTCTTGCACCATTTTCAAATGAGCATCTTTATAGAGCGAATACGACGGAATACGTCACTGCAGTGCAATTATTGTGAGTGCACTGCATCAAATCACTGAGCTGCTGTTGTTCCGGAAGCTTCTTCTTACGCTAATGttgcaaaaacaaaagccaTGCTCATAATCTCTCATGTTTGTTTTGCTATTGATCCCCACCATATTTCATGGGTCTTCTCATTACTTGAAATGCCACAGTGGTGGCGTGAGCGACTCAGGACCTACGTTGGCTCCGGCAGCCTGGTAGCCTCGAGTTCTGGTCAGTCGACCCTCATACTTCAGCACAATCTCCCTTGCCagcctgaaaacacacacacacacacacacacacacacacacacacacacacacacacacacacacacacacacacacaggtgccaGGACCATAACACATTATTTCATGGTGTGATCTGAGCTCAGATTTACTGCTGCTGGAGTCTCTGATGAAGCCATTAATACAGAGCTTTACTGCTGCACACTCTACACCACGGCTGCGCCCGTTTCTGACACGGGTCCCCGCTTTTATCACCTTCCTCCGCAGCGCCCAATCACATTCCATATTTGTTCAGAGAAGAAGTAATCATTTTAGGACAACAGTTGTGTAAAATGATATTTGaccaaaaaatatgtataaaagaaAAGATAATTAATTTAATCCTTGACCAATATCAGGACAAGAACGCATCCACATTCACCGCACTTTGCTGTGTGTAAAATGCAGGATTGTCTCTTACGGCGCCCATAACAACATGCAGCCGTAAAGCGGCACAGCAACAGTACACAGGGGGTGAGATGTCCATCAGGAGAAGCATAAATCACGGGTTTAGCAATCCGGCTTGAGGAAGCATCTGAGGGAGAGGTCAAATCCCTGACCCTTGCAGAATGAGCAAGAGGCACATTGCAAAATGGAATGTCTACCCAGCTAATATGGTTCGTTCTCCAAGGGCTATCAAGATGAAGAGTGCTCTCTGGTGTTATTCGTTGTTTGCCGCTTGCTTCGGCAATTCTTTCAACCACATGTGGAGCATCAAGGTAGACAGGTTTACCAGATAATGCCACTATTATTAActatgaaatgttatgcatgTTTAATTGATCATTAAAATTAATTGCAGGGACACGAATGGTTTAAAAGAAGATAAAAATCATCTAAGAAGATAATCTGACAAAGTAGTTTACTGGGCTTAATTGTTTAAAACATGTGGATGTGTGCAAGCACCTGCATTTGCATAATGAAGCAACATCTGAACAGGTAGTAATTTAATTTAACGTCTTACTTCAGCACTCGGAGCTTCTTCCTCATGGGCCAGGGTCGTGTGCGGATGTTGGCAATGATCTCTTTTTGATACTGGATGTTCTGGAACATTTCCTCCGGATCATTGCTGTCCACTCGCTCAGCGTCTTTATCCTCATCGTCCGAGTGTCTGCAGGGGAGGGCGGAAGGAATATTTACAGAGAACAGCAGCGCAGCTATTACTAAGAGAAGTATCACACTAGAACTAATCTCTGTGTTAATATTCGTTGGAATAATTCATTACACAACTTGCCTCTTAATTACATTTACGCACACATTGAAATTATTTACTTTTGCTagattaatataaataataataatgctttcGAGATTCATGATTATATGGTTCATGAATTtggtaaaaaagaaaacaattagTATCTTTAATTagcctgaaaaaaaatgattttcactATGCAGATTTAAAGTCTACACTGATTTTATAAGCTATACATATTAATGAAGCAGTAGAACATCCATGCTCTCTGTGACCTCTGACAGAAAAGATGAGTCTCATTAGGATGATGAaagtaatagaaaaaaaaaacacagtttaagAATGATGTTCATAAAAGCCCTAGATGCCATGAGGAGCGGCGAGTGAAGGACTGTAGATGAGGGACTTGTTGAAAGGCGTGACTCACCCAGGGTTCTCGTCCTGGTACGGAGAGTAAATCCTCCTGGAGTTCTTCCTCACGCTCTTGTGTCTCTTGGCTGTGGGCACTCTGGTGATGGTGGCAGGCTCTGTCACTGCGTTCATGGCGAAGGTCCGGATGCGCGTGCAGAAACTTTTAGCCCTCCGGCGTGGTGGAGAGAGCGTGAGCGTGTGCGGCACGGGTTGAGGATGAGGGGGGTGGGGCGGGGAGGGTGCAGCAGGTTGGGAGGAAGGGTGAaggcgggtggggggggttgcTGGAGGCAGTCTGCTACCTGCTGATATGACGCCTCATTGGATGGGCTGCTTGGGTTTGAGCTAACACAATCACTCCAATCAGCAGGGGGATTCAGCCCTT contains these protein-coding regions:
- the tmc3 gene encoding transmembrane channel-like protein 3, coding for MNAVTEPATITRVPTAKRHKSVRKNSRRIYSPYQDENPGHSDDEDKDAERVDSNDPEEMFQNIQYQKEIIANIRTRPWPMRKKLRVLKLAREIVLKYEGRLTRTRGYQAAGANLLKKLSRVLYNLVVLFVPWEMRIKKIESHFGSGVASYFIFLRWLFGINIVLTIMTGAFIVLPELLAGAPFGSTRSKTIPKEHLDSAQDLDTIWSLGGYLQYSVLFYGYYGNVRKIGSAGYRLPLAYFLVGMAVFAYSFITLLRKMAKNSRLSLASASDENYTFCWRVFCAWDYLIGNPEAAESKGAAIINSIREAIVEEQEKKKETSLAVLISLRILANILVLLSLAGSIYIIYFVVDRSQRLEQEKPELTLWEKNEVSVVVSLITMIAPSAFELVAQLEMYHPRTSLRFQLARVLVLYLGNLYSLIIALLDKVNSMSSMVPTGPSNWSDTTAFLATISQPDEENASTPLPDMTERKNSTIATILDISRTKSTTAVVLNHTAPSNMFNRFQQDQCWETYVGQEMLKLSIIDMIFTVASILLIDFIRGLVVRYLSDCCCWDLESKFPEYGEFKIAENVLHLIYNQGMIWMGAFFSPCLPAFNVMKLIGLMYLRSWAVLTCNVPHQQVFRASRSNNFYLAMLLFMLFLCMLPTIFAIVRYRPSEHCGPFSGQEKIYDIISETIANDFPLWFSKVMGYVTSPVVVLPALLLLFMLIYYLQSIARSLKFTNNQLRMKLQTERTEDKKKVFQLAAARLHGPEGGDKKPDQESDLTSMESSIRTASPRRNGSVTNFESPVRLSNSIHTITQSASRADVGRAAGTSRSPSVPVRQKNRFEHIQVPNRYPVYLGGAGGASRSKSFHQMAYNPSTRYPENIHSDPLFRKSIRPEAAGIVTAQSLVGRRAHTTRYVIVNEHEARKKLMRSATRVPRHYRIADEPDDIVELYPRNIKRYAIRTPHKSYQPHFSEEEEEEEANKSTRKGSISQSHRPRSLSDLHRPARFYIGDTVDSQLSMAKDLARGVYGAHEEDWEEAECRPHSHTNPRGVETAHRHYEPQVKPKIKHKVEPSLTESDSASLASSSDQQNSSTDQYIQVIHNKEKYLKSSSKVAKKKSKTGIDFNRSGSKELVCSNV